One part of the Thiomicrospira cyclica ALM1 genome encodes these proteins:
- the topA gene encoding type I DNA topoisomerase, whose protein sequence is MKNLVIVESPAKAKTIEQYLGKDFVVRSSYGHIRDLSKKGMGIDIPNRFLPSYEVSPDKKKTVTELRKLAKEADAVWLATDEDREGEAIAWHLAEALNLNVAETKRIVFHEITKPAITQAVANPRQVDLNLVNAQQARRILDRVVGFELSPILWKKIRTGLSAGRVQSVAVRLIVEREREIDAFTPVSSFKVSGELYTLNAQGQPDEMLPVKRLAAFDDEASAQAYLASLTGATFSVAQLDQKPAKRSPKPPFTTSTLQQEASQKLGFSVKQTMVIAQRLYESGKITYMRTDSVNLSEVAIGQAKDVITKRFGANYSHPRRYKTKQADAQEAHEAIRPTDFSVTEVGGERNEQRLYQLIWARALASQMSEAELLRSQVDIAIAPSNNELLVAKGEVVTFEGFMKVYNLDGQKDQDVLLPALKVGQNLQPVLLQAKQSFSRAPARYNEASLVRTLEEMGIGRPSTYAPTIDTIQQRGYVIKEDREGSPRAVRLLSWQAGQVKAETLEEITGSEKNKLFPTDIAGIVNDFLVKNFGQVLDFQFTAQVEAKFDQIAMGQQAWQDMLEDFYHKFHPNVELAETLSREEAGQARLLGNDPKTGKPMLVKIGRFGPFVQLGDGENDEKPTFASLKPGQKMDTIKLEEALELFKLPRVLGDMPEAYHAAAADGTPFGVEQGQTITAKQGPFGPYLEYGEKQFAPIKGYDPLSITLEEAVLVIEAKIQADADKIVRSFPSTDVKILKGRWGPYITDTVTKVNAKIAKDEDPMELTLEECQTRLAAAPPPKKRGRAAAAKKPAAKRAPAKKTTTKKVTAKK, encoded by the coding sequence ATGAAGAACTTAGTTATTGTGGAATCGCCAGCAAAGGCCAAGACCATTGAGCAGTACTTAGGTAAGGACTTTGTGGTTCGTTCTAGCTATGGTCATATTCGCGACCTGTCCAAAAAGGGTATGGGGATTGATATCCCTAATCGTTTCTTACCCAGTTATGAAGTCTCACCCGACAAGAAAAAAACCGTCACGGAATTACGCAAATTAGCTAAAGAGGCAGATGCCGTTTGGTTGGCCACGGACGAGGACCGCGAGGGAGAGGCGATTGCCTGGCATTTAGCCGAAGCCTTAAACCTGAATGTAGCTGAAACCAAGCGCATCGTGTTTCATGAGATTACCAAGCCGGCGATTACGCAGGCGGTAGCGAATCCGCGTCAGGTGGATTTGAACTTAGTCAATGCCCAGCAGGCCCGACGTATTCTAGACCGGGTAGTGGGTTTTGAGCTCTCCCCCATTTTGTGGAAAAAAATTCGTACCGGCTTATCAGCCGGGCGCGTACAGTCAGTGGCTGTGCGTCTAATTGTTGAGCGTGAGCGAGAAATAGATGCCTTTACACCCGTTTCGAGTTTTAAGGTTTCTGGCGAACTCTACACATTAAATGCGCAAGGTCAGCCAGATGAAATGTTGCCGGTTAAACGTCTGGCTGCTTTTGACGATGAAGCCAGTGCGCAAGCCTATTTAGCCAGTTTAACGGGCGCGACCTTTAGTGTTGCACAACTCGATCAAAAACCTGCCAAACGCTCGCCAAAACCGCCGTTTACGACCTCGACTTTGCAGCAAGAAGCCTCGCAAAAGCTGGGCTTTTCAGTCAAACAAACCATGGTCATTGCCCAGCGATTATATGAGTCTGGCAAGATCACCTATATGCGTACTGATTCGGTTAATCTGTCGGAAGTGGCGATTGGGCAAGCTAAGGATGTCATCACCAAGCGTTTTGGTGCTAATTACAGCCATCCTCGTCGCTATAAAACCAAGCAAGCCGATGCCCAAGAAGCGCACGAAGCCATTCGTCCGACCGATTTTTCCGTAACTGAGGTGGGTGGTGAGCGAAATGAGCAGCGTTTATATCAATTGATTTGGGCTCGAGCCCTGGCCTCGCAAATGAGTGAGGCCGAGTTATTACGCAGCCAAGTAGATATTGCGATTGCCCCTTCCAACAACGAACTACTTGTCGCCAAAGGCGAAGTCGTAACCTTTGAAGGCTTTATGAAAGTCTACAACCTCGATGGTCAAAAGGATCAAGATGTGCTGTTACCCGCGTTAAAAGTTGGTCAAAATCTGCAACCAGTCCTGCTGCAAGCGAAGCAAAGTTTTAGTCGCGCGCCGGCCCGTTATAATGAAGCTAGCCTAGTACGTACCTTAGAAGAAATGGGTATTGGACGTCCGTCTACTTATGCCCCTACGATTGATACCATTCAACAGCGTGGCTATGTAATTAAAGAAGATCGCGAAGGCTCACCTCGTGCGGTGCGTCTGCTGAGTTGGCAGGCTGGACAAGTCAAGGCTGAAACCCTCGAAGAAATTACCGGTAGCGAAAAAAACAAACTGTTTCCTACGGACATTGCCGGAATCGTCAACGACTTTTTGGTCAAGAACTTTGGTCAGGTGTTAGATTTTCAATTTACCGCCCAAGTAGAAGCTAAGTTTGACCAAATCGCGATGGGTCAGCAGGCCTGGCAGGATATGCTCGAAGACTTCTATCATAAGTTTCACCCCAATGTTGAGCTAGCCGAAACGCTATCTCGTGAAGAAGCCGGCCAGGCACGGTTACTCGGCAATGATCCGAAGACCGGTAAACCGATGCTGGTCAAAATTGGTCGCTTTGGCCCCTTCGTTCAGCTCGGTGATGGCGAAAATGATGAAAAACCCACCTTTGCCAGCCTGAAACCGGGTCAAAAAATGGATACGATTAAACTTGAAGAAGCCTTAGAGCTATTTAAGTTACCACGGGTGTTGGGTGATATGCCCGAAGCCTATCATGCGGCGGCCGCTGATGGCACCCCGTTTGGTGTCGAACAAGGTCAAACCATTACTGCGAAACAAGGGCCTTTTGGTCCCTACCTAGAGTATGGCGAAAAACAATTTGCGCCGATTAAAGGCTATGATCCGCTTAGCATTACGCTTGAAGAAGCGGTACTCGTGATTGAAGCCAAAATTCAAGCCGATGCCGATAAAATTGTGCGTAGTTTCCCAAGTACAGATGTCAAAATTTTGAAAGGGCGCTGGGGGCCTTACATCACCGATACTGTGACTAAAGTGAATGCTAAAATTGCCAAAGATGAAGACCCGATGGAGTTAACTCTTGAAGAGTGTCAAACGCGTTTAGCGGCGGCGCCGCCACCGAAAAAACGGGGTCGCGCCGCGGCGGCGAAAAAGCCGGCGGCCAAGAGAGCACCGGCTAAAAAAACAACGACAAAGAAAGTGACCGCAAAAAAATAA
- a CDS encoding PA2778 family cysteine peptidase, protein MAPTALKWPLNTRLWLGVLFLVSVLWLSGCATPKQSQAWLQATSATMQFELLEVPFFPNQDYYCGPAALASMMAYQGDDVGPEDLIGRLFIPEKAGTLQIELMAVVRQAGWLPYQIPGNLAALEEAVLAGYPVLVLQNLGLESVPRWHYAVVVGFDRRAGDWILRSENEPRRLTKTGVFERTWARGDYWGIVLADPIKPPPFAQARGWFQRAFDLESVGQVTAAQAAYASGYQRWPEFLPLGLALLNHHYDQQAWSAGDALLAQLWPQHADSAQLWNNWAVWLDAQGCPNLAQQALQCGWQRQPGAPFLSQTATQLGVTDLDQLAPLSFTDCEILRCLN, encoded by the coding sequence ATGGCCCCTACTGCCCTTAAATGGCCACTCAACACCCGGCTTTGGCTGGGTGTTTTGTTTTTGGTGTCTGTGCTTTGGTTAAGCGGCTGTGCGACGCCTAAGCAAAGCCAGGCCTGGTTGCAAGCAACCAGTGCAACGATGCAGTTTGAGTTGCTAGAGGTCCCTTTTTTTCCAAATCAAGACTACTATTGTGGACCTGCGGCCTTGGCCAGTATGATGGCTTACCAAGGGGATGATGTTGGCCCAGAAGACTTAATCGGTCGGTTGTTTATTCCTGAAAAGGCCGGTACCTTACAAATTGAGTTAATGGCCGTCGTGCGCCAAGCTGGTTGGTTGCCCTATCAGATTCCGGGTAATTTGGCGGCGTTGGAAGAAGCGGTTCTGGCCGGTTATCCTGTGTTGGTGCTGCAAAACCTGGGTTTAGAATCGGTGCCGCGATGGCATTACGCGGTAGTGGTCGGATTTGATCGCCGTGCAGGAGATTGGATTTTACGTTCGGAAAATGAGCCTAGGCGTTTAACTAAAACGGGTGTTTTTGAGCGAACTTGGGCTAGAGGTGATTACTGGGGAATTGTGTTAGCAGACCCTATTAAACCGCCGCCATTTGCGCAAGCACGTGGTTGGTTTCAACGCGCGTTTGATCTCGAATCAGTTGGGCAGGTCACAGCGGCTCAAGCCGCCTATGCGTCAGGCTATCAGCGGTGGCCAGAGTTTTTGCCATTGGGTTTAGCTCTGCTCAATCATCACTATGACCAGCAGGCCTGGTCAGCCGGTGATGCGCTGTTAGCACAGCTTTGGCCTCAGCACGCAGATTCGGCGCAGCTGTGGAATAATTGGGCAGTGTGGCTTGACGCGCAGGGGTGTCCTAACTTAGCCCAGCAGGCCTTGCAATGTGGGTGGCAGCGCCAGCCCGGTGCCCCATTTTTGAGTCAAACAGCCACGCAGTTGGGTGTTACGGATTTAGACCAACTTGCACCATTATCTTTTACAGATTGTGAGATACTGCGATGCCTGAATTGA
- a CDS encoding DUF6627 family protein: MIKKWFGGVLAAIVLGAASMGAQASMISNAELAAMEAQLELRDQVMQQISRADVQQQLVAMGVSVMEVEQRVAAMTDAEIAQLHSQLQDLPAGAGVVGIALFIFVVFVVTDVIGATDIFPFIHPVR; encoded by the coding sequence ATGATTAAAAAATGGTTTGGTGGTGTCTTGGCCGCAATTGTTTTAGGTGCCGCAAGCATGGGTGCGCAAGCGAGCATGATTTCTAATGCGGAATTAGCCGCTATGGAGGCGCAATTAGAGTTGCGTGATCAAGTCATGCAGCAGATTAGTCGTGCTGACGTTCAACAGCAGTTAGTTGCGATGGGCGTGTCGGTAATGGAGGTTGAGCAACGTGTTGCGGCTATGACCGATGCCGAAATTGCGCAATTACACAGTCAATTACAAGATTTACCAGCGGGTGCGGGTGTTGTTGGTATCGCGTTGTTTATCTTTGTGGTGTTTGTGGTGACAGACGTCATTGGCGCAACGGATATTTTCCCATTCATTCATCCGGTTAGATAA
- the dprA gene encoding DNA-processing protein DprA: MSILLTDLQTSFSIDAPLGIPPLLIKRLVLGQASLKGLTALVHSFPSWEAIYDADPQAWSQLAGWRGEAVARCFGVTEQAIEALDQWLLQPQNHLVLLGDAAYPPLLKTIADPPIALFVKGDIVCLQQPQFAIVGSRHATRQGLAVTADFAEALANAGLQIVSGLARGIDAAAHQGGLQGLAGTLAVVGTGLDQVYPKAHQRLADQIVEQGAIVSEYPLGTPPLRHHFPQRNRIISGMALGCLVVEAALQSGSLITARQALEQGREVFAIPGSIQNSLARGPHAIIRQGAKLVEQVTDILEDLWPLLQQHQALSGQLCLTNLDEDKATQKPPELDSLSEQERQLYGLMEFEPVSLEQLMALSDYNAAEVQTAMMMLELAGLCQGLSAGRWQRS; this comes from the coding sequence ATGAGCATTCTACTGACCGACCTGCAGACAAGTTTTAGCATTGATGCACCGCTAGGCATTCCACCCCTACTCATTAAGCGTTTGGTGCTGGGGCAGGCGAGCCTAAAAGGACTTACAGCGTTGGTGCATTCTTTTCCGAGTTGGGAGGCTATTTATGATGCCGATCCGCAGGCCTGGTCTCAGCTTGCAGGTTGGCGTGGTGAAGCCGTTGCCCGATGTTTTGGGGTTACTGAGCAGGCGATTGAGGCTTTGGATCAGTGGTTGTTGCAACCCCAAAATCATTTGGTCTTGCTTGGAGATGCCGCCTATCCACCCTTGCTAAAAACCATTGCTGACCCACCGATTGCGCTATTTGTAAAGGGGGATATTGTTTGCTTACAACAGCCCCAGTTTGCGATAGTGGGCAGTCGGCATGCCACTCGTCAAGGTTTAGCTGTGACAGCCGATTTTGCTGAAGCCTTAGCGAACGCCGGCTTGCAAATCGTGAGCGGGTTGGCGCGGGGCATTGATGCGGCGGCCCATCAAGGCGGATTACAGGGCTTGGCGGGTACTCTGGCGGTGGTAGGTACCGGTTTAGATCAAGTCTATCCAAAAGCACATCAGCGTTTGGCGGATCAGATTGTCGAGCAAGGCGCGATAGTCAGCGAATATCCGCTTGGCACGCCGCCACTACGGCATCACTTTCCACAGCGCAATCGTATTATCAGTGGTATGGCGTTAGGCTGTTTAGTCGTAGAGGCGGCGTTGCAAAGTGGCTCGCTTATCACCGCAAGGCAAGCACTAGAGCAGGGTCGGGAGGTGTTTGCGATACCCGGTAGCATTCAAAATAGTCTGGCACGTGGACCTCATGCCATCATTCGCCAGGGCGCAAAGTTAGTTGAGCAGGTGACCGACATTTTGGAAGACTTGTGGCCGTTACTACAACAACATCAAGCCCTATCGGGTCAGCTATGTTTGACCAACTTAGACGAGGACAAGGCAACTCAGAAACCGCCAGAGCTCGATAGTTTATCGGAGCAAGAGCGTCAACTTTATGGTTTGATGGAGTTTGAACCGGTTTCTTTAGAGCAGTTGATGGCATTAAGTGATTACAATGCCGCCGAGGTACAGACAGCGATGATGATGTTGGAATTGGCTGGGTTATGTCAGGGTCTATCGGCTGGGCGCTGGCAGCGAAGTTAG
- the def gene encoding peptide deformylase, whose protein sequence is MQKLELVLYPDTGLREKCRPVAEMNDRIDRLIDDMFYTMYEAPGIGLAAPQVAVQERVIVVDVSEDNSKPIALINPEIIGAEGDISWEEGCLSLPGIYGEVKRPRHIKVRGLNRDGQHTEMIADDLLAVCIQHEIDHLNGVLFTDHLSTLKRTRLLHKFKKMQAAERGQD, encoded by the coding sequence ATGCAAAAACTCGAGCTTGTTTTGTATCCGGATACTGGATTACGCGAAAAATGTCGTCCCGTGGCGGAAATGAATGACCGTATTGATCGATTGATCGATGATATGTTTTATACCATGTACGAAGCACCAGGCATTGGCTTAGCCGCGCCACAAGTAGCCGTACAAGAGCGGGTTATTGTGGTTGATGTCAGTGAAGATAATTCCAAACCCATCGCCTTGATTAACCCTGAAATCATTGGCGCCGAAGGCGATATTAGTTGGGAAGAAGGCTGTTTATCACTGCCTGGGATTTATGGTGAGGTTAAACGTCCACGCCATATTAAAGTTCGTGGCTTAAATCGCGATGGTCAGCACACTGAAATGATCGCCGATGATCTACTTGCGGTTTGCATTCAACACGAAATTGACCATTTAAACGGCGTGCTATTTACCGATCACTTGTCCACTCTCAAGCGCACACGCTTACTACACAAATTTAAGAAAATGCAAGCGGCTGAACGAGGACAGGACTAA
- the fmt gene encoding methionyl-tRNA formyltransferase: MGYRILFAGTPEFSVAPLQALLDSEHDVVGVYTQPDRPAGRGRKLTPSPVKQLALVHQLPVEQPESLKTTDAQAILASYQADLMIVVAYGLLLPPAVLTTPKLGCLNIHASLLPRWRGAAPIQRAIAAGDAITGITIMQMDAGLDTGPMLYKAELSINTDDTAQTLHDKLAPLGADALLATLAHLPNLTPEVQDDVQACYAAKLTKAEAQLNWQQHAEELVRQIHAFNPWPMAFSLLDEQPLRLLNAEVVTTHTEHMNDQPGEIIHLDKDGLYVACGQGQVRLTQVQPAGKKAMSAYDFAQARNLLGRVLR, encoded by the coding sequence ATGGGTTATCGGATTCTGTTTGCAGGCACACCCGAATTCTCGGTCGCACCGCTACAAGCCCTGCTCGACTCTGAGCATGACGTTGTTGGGGTTTATACCCAACCTGACCGACCCGCCGGTCGCGGACGCAAACTGACACCCAGCCCGGTCAAACAGCTCGCACTGGTGCACCAACTTCCGGTTGAGCAACCCGAATCACTCAAAACTACCGATGCACAAGCCATCCTTGCCAGCTATCAAGCCGATTTAATGATAGTAGTGGCTTACGGTTTACTGCTGCCACCAGCGGTACTGACCACGCCAAAACTCGGTTGTTTAAACATCCACGCGTCCTTATTGCCCCGATGGCGCGGTGCGGCACCGATACAGCGGGCCATTGCTGCGGGTGATGCGATAACGGGCATTACCATTATGCAAATGGATGCCGGACTCGATACCGGCCCCATGCTCTATAAAGCTGAACTTAGCATCAATACTGATGACACGGCACAAACGCTTCATGACAAATTAGCCCCACTGGGAGCAGATGCCTTGTTAGCCACACTAGCTCATTTACCTAATTTGACGCCAGAAGTTCAAGATGATGTGCAGGCCTGCTATGCCGCAAAGCTAACCAAGGCCGAAGCACAGCTGAATTGGCAACAACATGCCGAGGAGTTGGTGCGACAAATCCATGCCTTTAATCCTTGGCCGATGGCTTTTTCGCTCTTAGATGAGCAACCTTTACGTCTGCTGAACGCGGAAGTGGTCACCACGCATACCGAGCATATGAACGATCAACCTGGCGAAATCATCCATCTTGATAAAGACGGGCTTTATGTGGCTTGTGGGCAAGGACAAGTCCGATTAACCCAGGTGCAACCCGCCGGAAAAAAAGCGATGAGTGCCTACGATTTTGCCCAGGCGCGTAACCTGCTGGGACGGGTGTTGCGCTAA
- the rsmB gene encoding 16S rRNA (cytosine(967)-C(5))-methyltransferase RsmB has protein sequence MSRHLALKALLQVTQHGKSLSQVMPEILPQIADRRDRAFCQNLVFGCLRWHGRLTAIRECLLDKPMRAKDEDVNSLILLALYQILYLDTPSHAAVAETLKVAQKLKKPWAKGLLNGLLRRFIREQTEVLAKLTNTPAIEQAHPQWLVDQLAAAYPDEYLAVLAANNSNPLITLRVNPTQCPINDFIDQLGKAEILATTHPASPDGLVLQQPTDITTLPGYGEGWFSVQDIAAQQAAALLAPQPGERILDACAAPGGKTTHLLEYANNKLDLLALDKDPDRLRRVAENLARLQLKANLKAADAANLETWWDGKLFDRILLDAPCSATGIIRRHPDIKLHRRPEDIAALQPIQAGLLHQLWSTLKPGGHLLYATCSVLPQENSEQISAFLAAHPDAQLVPITPPMALTSATQVGWQILPGQAGMDGFYYALLAKR, from the coding sequence ATGTCTCGTCACCTGGCACTCAAAGCGCTACTACAAGTCACCCAACACGGCAAATCACTGAGTCAGGTGATGCCTGAAATTTTGCCTCAAATAGCGGACCGTCGAGACCGAGCATTTTGCCAAAACTTAGTTTTTGGTTGTTTACGCTGGCACGGTCGACTGACTGCGATTCGGGAATGCTTGCTCGACAAACCAATGCGCGCCAAAGATGAAGATGTGAATAGTTTAATTTTGCTGGCACTCTATCAAATCCTGTATCTCGACACGCCCAGTCATGCCGCAGTTGCAGAAACCTTAAAAGTGGCGCAAAAACTAAAAAAACCATGGGCTAAAGGTCTATTGAATGGACTGTTACGCCGCTTTATTCGTGAACAAACCGAGGTGCTGGCAAAACTGACAAATACACCGGCGATCGAGCAAGCCCATCCGCAATGGCTGGTAGATCAATTAGCAGCGGCCTATCCTGACGAATATTTAGCGGTATTAGCGGCGAACAACAGTAACCCGTTAATCACGCTGCGCGTTAACCCCACCCAATGCCCAATCAACGATTTTATAGACCAGCTGGGTAAAGCCGAGATCCTCGCTACGACGCATCCTGCCAGCCCTGATGGTTTAGTATTGCAACAACCAACGGATATAACCACTTTACCCGGCTATGGCGAGGGCTGGTTTAGCGTCCAAGATATTGCAGCTCAACAAGCCGCCGCTCTACTAGCGCCACAACCCGGTGAACGCATCCTCGATGCTTGTGCCGCACCCGGGGGCAAGACCACCCATTTACTGGAATACGCGAATAACAAGCTAGACCTGTTAGCACTGGATAAAGACCCTGATCGGCTTAGACGTGTCGCCGAAAATTTAGCTCGACTGCAGTTGAAGGCTAACTTAAAAGCCGCCGATGCCGCAAATTTAGAGACCTGGTGGGATGGGAAACTTTTTGACAGAATTTTATTAGATGCGCCCTGCTCGGCGACGGGTATCATTCGGCGTCATCCCGATATTAAGTTGCATCGTCGTCCCGAGGATATAGCGGCACTACAGCCTATTCAAGCAGGCCTACTGCACCAACTCTGGTCAACACTTAAGCCCGGTGGCCACTTGCTCTATGCAACCTGCTCTGTTTTGCCACAAGAAAATAGTGAACAAATTTCCGCCTTTCTGGCAGCACACCCGGATGCTCAACTGGTACCCATTACGCCACCGATGGCATTAACTTCTGCGACGCAGGTCGGTTGGCAAATCCTGCCCGGCCAAGCAGGCATGGATGGTTTTTACTATGCACTTTTGGCAAAACGTTAA
- a CDS encoding DUF4390 domain-containing protein — MHFWQNVKLSLLICFLVTVPLSASAMTPKGEITIIHLNESQQGGQLLLDAQGDILLSPGLMEAIDKGIKVYFRTQVEVRQQKSGLMAWHQPVITQIDYLTELSYSRFYQRYTLVNQRNGNVRHFQNINQALNTLTRLQSFPLLPMSQLHPGLDYQIRLKFSVDYWQLNAPLLTHALFNRDWRLASRWNHVPVQLGRI; from the coding sequence ATGCACTTTTGGCAAAACGTTAAGCTCAGCCTGCTCATCTGCTTCCTGGTCACTGTGCCATTGAGTGCTAGCGCCATGACACCAAAGGGTGAAATCACCATTATTCATTTAAATGAATCACAACAAGGTGGGCAATTACTTCTGGATGCACAAGGCGACATTCTCTTGTCACCAGGCCTGATGGAAGCCATTGATAAGGGCATTAAGGTCTATTTTAGAACTCAAGTTGAAGTGCGCCAGCAAAAATCGGGCTTAATGGCTTGGCACCAACCGGTTATTACCCAGATTGATTACCTAACCGAGCTCAGCTACTCTCGCTTCTATCAACGCTACACGCTAGTCAATCAGCGCAATGGCAATGTCAGACATTTTCAAAACATTAACCAAGCCCTCAATACGTTAACTCGACTGCAGAGCTTTCCATTGTTGCCGATGTCGCAACTGCATCCCGGACTGGACTACCAAATTAGACTAAAATTTTCGGTAGACTATTGGCAATTAAATGCGCCACTATTAACCCATGCCTTATTCAATCGCGATTGGCGCTTAGCCAGTCGGTGGAACCATGTTCCCGTTCAACTAGGACGAATTTAA
- a CDS encoding sensor histidine kinase, whose translation MFRRSQQFFRSYGWILLSTLLLISALAVMRYLLQHAPDLVSYYLALLIFSLMASLALLAILARSLVKLYQQYRRGESGIQTTVQLSGTLSLLLAVPIMILFYFSLSVIHQSIDQWFDLKTEEALSDASALVRSNLDNATRDHLNATLRTEERFREALIQRPAFSINDLRETLNAQEVSLYQSNGQLIAFSNAFGLTILPERPADNLLQQVRQRNNYAALETQLNNEQDIIRVLVPVIDPFLNQTFALQAIFTVPDYITRYAESVRLAESQYQELNYLRQPLKTSFSLLLFLVVLGTLVSTILFTIQAVQNLTRPIRQLIQSTQRVADGDYTTVMPIERNDEFGRLIQSFNVMTQQVAKARNDIKLNHQQTELQKLYFQAVIRNLTNGVITFDTQRRLRTFNNRAIDILKLHHHPLTGQVFSEVFNEIQDPHLAPLIKRLINKLQKPQQTDDKTLYKDHQPWAFEVSLQIDNEQRILRVQGASLTTLDHQLAGYVLVLDDITDLVQAQLHAAWGDVARRLAHEIKNPLTPIQLSAERLAFKLMPKLDENDQALLQRMTQTITQQVQSMQSLVQAFIDYAHTPDLNLADTNLNDLVQEIAILYQTSLPANCLELNLYKGDIRVSVDANRIRQMLHNLVKNAIEALAEQPSPLVTISTTAANNPERICLSVQDNGPGIPNAADNWVFEPYATNKPKGTGLGLAIVKKIVEEHQAQIELKTNEQGTEFIICFHRHKKDAL comes from the coding sequence GTGTTCAGACGTAGCCAACAATTTTTTAGAAGTTATGGTTGGATTCTACTGAGTACCCTACTGCTCATTAGCGCCCTTGCGGTGATGCGTTATTTATTACAGCATGCACCGGACTTGGTTTCTTATTATCTTGCCTTGCTAATTTTCAGCCTGATGGCCAGCTTGGCCTTGTTAGCGATATTGGCACGAAGTTTAGTCAAACTGTACCAACAATACCGGCGAGGCGAATCGGGCATTCAAACGACCGTTCAGTTGTCGGGGACGCTGTCTCTATTACTCGCCGTGCCTATTATGATTTTATTTTATTTTTCGCTCAGTGTGATTCACCAGAGCATTGACCAATGGTTTGACTTAAAAACCGAAGAAGCCTTAAGTGATGCGAGTGCACTGGTTAGAAGTAATTTAGACAATGCCACGCGCGACCATCTTAATGCGACTTTGCGCACTGAGGAGCGCTTTCGAGAAGCCTTAATTCAGCGACCCGCGTTTAGCATTAATGATCTACGCGAAACGCTAAATGCCCAAGAGGTTTCTCTTTACCAAAGCAATGGACAATTGATCGCTTTTAGTAATGCCTTTGGTTTAACCATCCTACCAGAGCGCCCTGCTGACAACTTACTGCAACAGGTACGTCAGCGCAATAACTACGCGGCATTAGAAACACAATTGAATAATGAACAAGACATTATTCGCGTACTCGTACCGGTTATTGATCCCTTTTTAAATCAAACCTTTGCGCTACAGGCCATTTTTACCGTGCCAGATTATATCACCCGTTATGCCGAATCCGTTCGACTCGCTGAAAGCCAGTATCAGGAGCTCAATTACCTACGCCAACCCCTAAAAACCAGTTTTAGCCTGCTGTTGTTTTTGGTTGTTTTAGGAACCCTTGTCAGTACGATTCTTTTTACGATTCAAGCGGTTCAAAATCTAACGCGCCCCATTCGACAACTGATCCAAAGTACCCAGCGAGTCGCCGATGGCGACTACACGACTGTTATGCCTATCGAGCGCAATGATGAATTTGGTCGCCTGATCCAATCGTTTAATGTTATGACGCAACAAGTGGCTAAAGCGCGTAATGATATTAAGCTTAACCATCAACAAACCGAATTACAGAAACTCTACTTTCAAGCGGTTATCCGCAACCTGACCAATGGCGTGATCACTTTTGATACCCAACGACGGTTGCGTACCTTTAACAATCGTGCCATAGATATTCTCAAACTCCATCATCACCCGCTGACAGGACAAGTATTTAGTGAGGTTTTTAATGAAATTCAAGATCCTCATTTGGCACCACTGATTAAGCGGCTTATTAATAAATTACAAAAACCGCAACAAACCGATGATAAGACACTTTACAAAGACCACCAGCCCTGGGCATTTGAGGTTTCGCTTCAAATCGACAATGAACAACGTATTTTACGCGTCCAAGGCGCAAGCTTGACTACCCTGGATCACCAACTAGCCGGTTATGTGTTGGTACTCGATGACATTACCGATTTAGTGCAAGCCCAATTACATGCCGCTTGGGGTGATGTAGCGCGACGTTTAGCGCATGAAATAAAAAACCCACTTACGCCTATCCAGTTGAGTGCGGAACGTTTGGCATTTAAACTGATGCCAAAACTCGATGAAAACGACCAAGCCTTGTTGCAACGGATGACCCAAACCATTACACAGCAGGTGCAAAGTATGCAAAGTCTTGTGCAAGCATTTATTGATTATGCCCATACACCGGACTTAAACTTAGCCGATACCAACCTAAACGATTTGGTTCAGGAAATTGCTATTCTCTATCAAACCAGCTTACCCGCTAACTGCCTTGAGTTGAACCTCTACAAAGGGGACATTAGGGTATCTGTAGATGCCAATCGTATTCGCCAAATGCTTCATAACCTGGTTAAAAACGCAATTGAGGCACTAGCAGAGCAACCAAGCCCACTGGTGACAATCAGTACAACGGCTGCAAATAACCCTGAACGTATCTGTTTATCAGTACAAGATAACGGACCTGGCATACCTAATGCGGCAGATAATTGGGTGTTTGAACCCTATGCGACAAATAAACCAAAGGGCACCGGGCTGGGGTTAGCCATCGTAAAAAAAATTGTTGAAGAACACCAAGCTCAAATTGAACTCAAAACCAATGAACAAGGCACTGAGTTTATTATTTGCTTTCATCGCCACAAAAAGGACGCTCTTTGA